ATTCCAATCCTTCTTTTACTCAACACCACTTCCTTACCTTTTTTACATATCAGCTGTTGCATTAGATTCTAGAATTTAGGTTATAAAAGGTATGAAAATTTTCTTAACTGAATTAGGGATAATAATTTCATGTAAATTACTATATCTCAAATCATTTTGATCACTACTTGAAACACAAATTTCCCTTACATTAGGAAATTTTTCTAAGCAATTTTTATTAAATCTTTCATATTCACGGGTACCATTTTTGTAGCTGAAGTCAATAGTAATTTTTGAAACATATTTTAGAAGCTGTAATTGACTAAGAAATATGGTAATATTTTTTAAATCATTACTTGATTTAATTCTTAATTTCCCATTAAACTTTTTCACCCAGCCTCTATTAAACCTATTAACAGATTTGAATTTGATCATATCTTCTAGGTTTAAATAAGATGATATTTCATTTAATGTTTCAGCAGGTAGGTCGGTAAATGTTTTATCTTGCATATAATCTAATTAATAATAATTTTGACCTATATGTAATCAAAAATTAATATATTATCAATAGGTTTTTAACCTTTAACAACAAGCAAAAAGCCAAGATACTGATTTATATAGAAATTTATTCTGGGAAGTTTAGCCCTTTAGGCGAACTTGTGAAAATCTCAAAACCATTACTGGTTACGGCAATTGTATGCTCAAACTGTGCAGAGAGTGATTTATCTCTGGTTCTTACAGTCCAGCCGTCCTTAGCATCCAGTAATGTCTCGTATTTACCAGCGTTAATCATTGGCTCTACTGTAAAAAACATACCTTCTTCCAGCACCAATCCCTGTCCAGGCTTACCATAATGCAGAATATTAGGGTCACCGTGGAAAATTTGCCCAATACCATGCCCGCAATAATCCCTAACTACCGAGAAATTGTGACTTTCGGCATAAGACTGTATAGCATGCCCAATATCACCAAGTGTAGCACCAGGTTTTACTTGTTCAATGCCCCTCATCATAGCATCATAGGTAACCTGAGTAAGCCTTTTAGGAAGCACTTTAGGTTTGCCCGCAAA
Above is a genomic segment from Alphaproteobacteria bacterium 33-17 containing:
- a CDS encoding type I methionyl aminopeptidase, which gives rise to MSITIHKPQDFENMRKAGRLAAEVLDMIGEYVDVGVTTNYLNDLCHKMIIENGAIPAPLGYRGYPKSICTSVNHVVCHGIPDDKELKDGDILNIDVTVIVDGWYGDTSRMYFAGKPKVLPKRLTQVTYDAMMRGIEQVKPGATLGDIGHAIQSYAESHNFSVVRDYCGHGIGQIFHGDPNILHYGKPGQGLVLEEGMFFTVEPMINAGKYETLLDAKDGWTVRTRDKSLSAQFEHTIAVTSNGFEIFTSSPKGLNFPE